A genomic window from Sulfurimonas hongkongensis includes:
- a CDS encoding efflux RND transporter periplasmic adaptor subunit, with protein MKYLLLCVVLFLNIQAADEKPQASLVVTKSVKEGYASALQSYVGSLYYDINSNLASQSAGAVSRVFVKESQKVRKGEVLVKLDSSILEANIKAKRAMLDSFLAEFKKQQKDLQRADALLEKNSIAQSSHDNTFYKLESLKAEIEAQKAELLSMNIQLDKMSIKAPFDGVVVKRNVDVGEWVTEGSSVLNIVDPKSIEAVVNVPSQFLSILKEGQKLQAKIDARDIEVSIKSIVPLADKASRTLPLKLSFASQNSLIEGMRIDVEVPTLKKQKVLLVPRDAVIKRFGSYVVFSVVDAKAIMINVKVVNYNENEAAILSDKLSVGQRVVTKGNERIFPNMSVVEKGN; from the coding sequence ATGAAATACTTACTATTATGCGTAGTTTTGTTTTTAAATATACAAGCAGCAGATGAGAAACCTCAAGCCTCTTTAGTTGTGACAAAGAGTGTAAAAGAGGGCTATGCATCAGCACTACAAAGCTATGTAGGCTCTCTATATTATGACATTAACTCAAACTTAGCATCACAAAGTGCAGGGGCTGTAAGTAGAGTTTTTGTAAAAGAGTCTCAAAAAGTAAGAAAGGGCGAAGTTTTAGTAAAACTTGATAGCTCAATCCTTGAAGCAAATATAAAAGCAAAAAGAGCGATGTTAGACTCTTTTTTGGCTGAATTTAAAAAACAGCAAAAAGATCTACAAAGAGCAGATGCACTACTAGAGAAAAACTCTATAGCTCAAAGCTCACATGACAATACCTTTTATAAACTAGAATCTTTAAAAGCTGAGATAGAGGCGCAAAAAGCCGAGCTTTTGTCTATGAATATACAACTTGATAAGATGAGCATAAAAGCACCATTTGATGGTGTGGTTGTAAAGAGAAACGTAGATGTTGGCGAGTGGGTGACTGAGGGAAGTAGTGTTTTAAATATAGTAGATCCAAAGAGTATAGAGGCTGTGGTAAATGTCCCAAGCCAGTTTTTAAGTATCTTAAAAGAGGGGCAAAAGCTTCAAGCAAAGATAGATGCAAGAGATATAGAAGTTAGCATAAAAAGCATAGTCCCACTAGCAGATAAAGCGAGTCGAACCCTTCCACTAAAACTCTCTTTTGCATCCCAAAATAGCCTAATAGAAGGTATGCGAATAGATGTAGAAGTTCCAACTCTAAAAAAACAAAAAGTCCTGTTAGTTCCTCGTGATGCAGTTATTAAAAGGTTTGGTAGTTATGTAGTCTTTAGTGTAGTAGATGCAAAAGCAATTATGATAAATGTAAAAGTAGTAAACTATAATGAAAATGAAGCTGCAATTCTTAGTGATAAACTCAGCGTCGGTCAGAGAGTTGTTACAAAAGGAAATGAGAGAATCTTCCCAAATATGAGCGTAGTTGAGAAAGGCAATTAA
- a CDS encoding DMT family transporter yields the protein MAWFWLVLAGLFEILFATFLKLSDGFTKFGFTLAFIVAAAFSFYFLTKAMQVIPVGTAYAVWTGIGAAGVAIFGIIFFAETLSFARVFFISTLILSIIGLKAVSS from the coding sequence ATGGCATGGTTTTGGTTAGTCTTAGCGGGGCTCTTTGAGATACTTTTTGCAACATTTTTAAAGCTCTCTGATGGCTTTACAAAGTTTGGTTTTACACTAGCATTTATAGTTGCAGCTGCTTTTTCTTTTTACTTTTTGACAAAAGCTATGCAAGTTATTCCAGTTGGCACTGCTTATGCAGTTTGGACTGGCATCGGGGCTGCTGGAGTAGCAATCTTTGGCATTATATTTTTTGCAGAAACACTAAGTTTTGCAAGAGTCTTTTTTATCTCAACTCTCATACTCTCCATCATCGGACTAAAAGCAGTCTCAAGCTAA
- a CDS encoding TolC family protein, with protein MRLALLFALFYSTLSALTLERSLELALQNSPKAMISKSNVRYSELKKDEASSAYHPTLDAGFEYKELKNTTAFSFSPTHNYNLSLKYNLFRGFSDYSTIDSKDAEIMSARLERKAIIADLKLDVIVAYTNYLKAQKLIVSQEAEFASLTKQYEDTKNRYEQGIIAKNDLLMIDVERLKSKQALIKAKSDFVVAKSALENIIATKIPKDETISDFDASVDEVASLQELEVEMMKSRSELKAMVFKSKSLVAQRDAVEGRYLPTVDLLARYDLNDKERKSGTNIVQSKDQTTYMVNVSWNLYSGGKDFAAQKALLEKDNEQNYELNQLKLDLSSQLTKAYQDLIVAKSAKVVAKKAKESAEENYRITSDRYSYGDVDTLTLLVSQTSLTQATNGHNNAYYNLYVAYKTLLRVVGE; from the coding sequence ATGAGATTAGCACTACTATTTGCACTTTTTTATAGTACGCTATCTGCCTTAACACTAGAGAGATCTTTGGAATTAGCCCTACAAAACTCCCCAAAAGCTATGATATCTAAGAGCAATGTAAGATATAGTGAGCTCAAAAAAGACGAAGCAAGTTCAGCTTATCACCCAACTCTAGATGCTGGTTTTGAGTACAAAGAACTAAAAAATACAACAGCCTTCTCTTTTAGCCCAACTCATAACTATAACCTAAGCTTAAAGTACAATCTCTTTAGAGGTTTTAGTGACTATTCAACTATAGACTCAAAAGATGCAGAAATCATGTCCGCTAGACTTGAAAGAAAGGCAATAATCGCAGACTTGAAGCTAGATGTTATAGTAGCCTATACAAACTACTTAAAAGCACAAAAACTTATAGTTTCGCAAGAAGCAGAGTTTGCATCACTTACAAAGCAGTATGAAGATACAAAAAACAGATATGAGCAGGGCATCATCGCAAAAAACGACTTGCTTATGATAGATGTTGAGAGGCTAAAGTCCAAACAAGCTCTTATAAAAGCAAAGAGTGACTTTGTAGTGGCTAAAAGTGCTTTAGAGAACATCATCGCTACAAAAATTCCAAAAGATGAGACTATTTCTGATTTTGATGCAAGTGTTGATGAGGTTGCTAGTTTACAAGAGCTAGAAGTTGAGATGATGAAGAGTCGTAGTGAATTAAAAGCTATGGTATTTAAAAGTAAATCTCTTGTTGCTCAAAGAGATGCTGTAGAGGGCAGATACTTACCAACTGTAGATCTGTTAGCGAGATATGACCTTAATGATAAAGAGAGAAAATCGGGAACTAATATTGTCCAATCAAAAGACCAAACAACTTATATGGTAAATGTCTCATGGAATCTCTACTCTGGTGGAAAAGATTTTGCAGCACAAAAAGCTCTTTTAGAAAAGGACAATGAGCAAAATTATGAGTTAAATCAACTAAAGTTGGATTTATCAAGCCAGTTAACGAAGGCCTATCAAGATCTCATTGTAGCAAAGAGTGCAAAAGTTGTGGCAAAAAAAGCAAAAGAGAGTGCAGAAGAAAACTATCGTATCACCTCAGATAGATATAGTTATGGAGATGTAGACACACTTACACTTTTAGTCTCACAAACTAGTCTAACTCAAGCTACAAATGGACATAATAATGCCTACTATAATCTATATGTAGCTTATAAAACTCTTCTTAGAGTAGTAGGAGAGTAA
- a CDS encoding HD-GYP domain-containing protein, whose protein sequence is MKYKKILQTDIKSNYTNAKSNTLSSYMMFDKRLINVGDSLKFHLYINDYVTHMSLYLQSNTVIDKKHKNSLMEVERLYVNKEQKGEYEHFIEKKLQDTIESELLSIEDKRDIIYTSTSELTNSLYEDPNALENVQRSKNIVKPILQSIIYDDKAIKSFMKIIEYDYYTHTHSLNVSIYSLCLGSELGLSQTTLNALGCSALLHDLGKSSIDRKIVNKTGLLSHFEFDKMKRHPTLGYETALKIGITDKNILDGIRHHHEKLNGMGYPDGLKGKEITLFARIIGICDIFDALTTRRSYKSALNSYDAIYLMKTHMYKHLDMEIVNTFIKMLHN, encoded by the coding sequence ATGAAATATAAAAAAATACTCCAGACTGATATAAAATCAAACTATACTAATGCTAAGAGCAACACACTCTCCTCTTATATGATGTTTGATAAACGCCTTATTAATGTCGGAGACAGCCTAAAATTCCATCTCTACATTAATGACTATGTAACACATATGTCGCTATATTTGCAAAGCAATACCGTAATTGATAAAAAACATAAAAATAGTCTGATGGAAGTTGAGAGACTCTATGTTAACAAAGAACAAAAGGGTGAGTATGAACATTTTATAGAAAAAAAGCTCCAAGATACGATTGAGAGTGAACTGCTCTCCATAGAAGACAAAAGAGATATAATCTACACCTCCACCTCAGAACTTACAAACTCACTCTATGAAGACCCAAACGCCCTAGAGAATGTACAGCGTTCAAAGAATATAGTTAAGCCGATTTTACAAAGTATTATCTATGATGATAAGGCCATAAAATCATTTATGAAAATAATCGAGTATGATTACTACACTCACACACACTCACTTAATGTCAGTATATATTCTCTGTGTCTTGGTTCAGAACTTGGACTTAGCCAAACAACACTTAACGCACTAGGATGCTCTGCACTGCTTCATGACCTTGGCAAAAGTAGTATAGACCGCAAAATAGTAAACAAAACAGGTCTACTTAGTCATTTTGAGTTTGACAAAATGAAAAGGCATCCCACTCTTGGTTATGAAACCGCACTCAAGATAGGCATCACAGATAAAAATATATTAGATGGTATACGTCACCATCATGAAAAACTTAACGGTATGGGTTATCCTGATGGACTCAAAGGTAAAGAGATAACACTTTTTGCACGTATTATAGGAATATGCGATATATTTGACGCACTAACAACGCGACGTTCCTATAAGAGTGCCCTAAACTCTTATGATGCCATCTACTTGATGAAGACGCATATGTATAAACATTTAGATATGGAAATTGTCAATACTTTTATCAAGATGCTTCATAACTAA
- a CDS encoding chemotaxis protein, with translation MHMDNSLKVGSNEMELVDFRILKEEDGEVYEGIYGINVSKVREIIKMPTLTELPGTPNYIEGIFDLRSIVIPVVNLAKWMGITEPESAHKNLRVIITEFNNVLIGFVVHEAKRIRRINWADIEPASFASGGGSLDGSKITGVTKIEDDNVLLILDLESVVQDLGLYQPNIEHVSEEMENFSGLALILDDSATARKIVKEALVKMGFSVVEAGDGEEGLEKLDDLYNMYEEELSKKLKIIISDVEMPKMDGFHFAANVKEDGRFDKIPIVFNSSISDHFSEDRGKEAGAEAYLVKFEATAFYDEIARIVRAHMK, from the coding sequence ATGCATATGGATAATTCGCTAAAAGTCGGTTCCAATGAGATGGAACTTGTTGACTTTCGTATTCTAAAAGAAGAAGATGGCGAAGTATATGAGGGGATTTATGGCATCAATGTTTCAAAAGTTCGTGAAATAATTAAGATGCCAACATTAACAGAACTTCCAGGAACACCTAATTATATAGAGGGTATTTTTGATCTAAGAAGTATAGTTATTCCTGTTGTAAACTTGGCTAAATGGATGGGGATAACTGAGCCCGAAAGTGCTCATAAAAATTTAAGAGTCATTATAACAGAGTTTAACAATGTTCTCATTGGTTTTGTAGTTCATGAAGCAAAAAGAATCAGAAGAATAAACTGGGCAGACATAGAGCCAGCTTCATTTGCAAGTGGTGGAGGCTCACTAGATGGTAGTAAAATCACTGGTGTGACTAAGATAGAGGATGATAATGTGCTTCTTATCTTGGACCTAGAGAGCGTAGTTCAAGACTTAGGACTCTATCAGCCAAATATCGAACATGTATCAGAAGAGATGGAAAACTTTAGTGGTTTAGCTCTTATACTAGATGATAGTGCAACGGCTAGAAAAATAGTAAAAGAGGCACTTGTGAAAATGGGCTTTAGTGTTGTAGAAGCTGGCGATGGAGAAGAAGGGCTAGAGAAGTTAGATGATCTTTACAATATGTATGAAGAAGAGCTCTCAAAGAAACTAAAGATAATTATATCAGATGTTGAGATGCCAAAGATGGATGGATTTCACTTTGCAGCAAATGTTAAAGAAGATGGTAGGTTTGACAAAATTCCTATAGTTTTTAACTCTTCTATTAGTGATCACTTTAGTGAAGATAGAGGAAAAGAAGCTGGAGCTGAGGCTTATCTTGTTAAGTTTGAAGCGACAGCATTTTATGATGAAATAGCACGAATAGTTCGTGCTCATATGAAATAG
- the argC gene encoding N-acetyl-gamma-glutamyl-phosphate reductase: MNVTRVGVIGASGYTGLELIKILLNHPYFKLSYLANSEGNISLDELHPSLKNVCDMQVQKVDVDDVASSCELVFLALPHKTAMEFVKPLIAKGLKVVDLSADYRLSLEAYEEFYTTHTDKKNLEHVVYGLPEMFRDKIKSASLVANPGCFPTCALLGLLPFMSKRVPNTPIIIDAKTGVSGAGKKLSDVTHFVNVNDNLFAYNPLTHRHAPEIAQKLGVSFDEVNFVPHLIPLTRGMISSIYIQVQKDIDAFSILKEFYKDEPFVRISKNPVDMKNVAGTNFCDIYVKQNRTSLEKGNIVFISSAIDNLLRGASSQAVVNANLMMGLDESCGIPNIAYVP, translated from the coding sequence TTGAATGTAACTAGAGTTGGAGTTATCGGTGCTAGTGGGTATACAGGGCTAGAGCTTATAAAAATTTTACTAAATCATCCATATTTTAAACTCTCATATCTTGCAAACTCTGAGGGAAATATCTCCCTTGATGAGTTGCATCCATCTCTTAAAAATGTTTGTGATATGCAAGTTCAAAAAGTTGATGTTGATGATGTTGCATCTTCGTGTGAACTTGTCTTTTTAGCACTTCCACACAAGACTGCTATGGAGTTTGTTAAGCCTCTTATAGCAAAAGGTTTAAAGGTAGTTGACCTCTCAGCTGACTATAGACTCTCTTTAGAAGCTTATGAGGAATTTTATACGACTCATACAGATAAAAAAAACCTAGAACATGTGGTTTATGGACTTCCTGAGATGTTTAGAGACAAAATTAAGAGTGCATCATTAGTTGCAAATCCTGGATGTTTCCCTACTTGTGCACTTCTTGGACTTCTGCCTTTTATGTCAAAAAGAGTGCCAAATACGCCTATAATTATAGATGCAAAGACAGGAGTTAGTGGAGCTGGAAAAAAACTAAGTGATGTTACTCACTTTGTAAATGTAAATGATAACTTGTTTGCTTACAACCCTCTTACGCACAGACACGCTCCAGAGATAGCTCAAAAACTAGGAGTTAGTTTTGATGAAGTGAACTTTGTTCCGCATCTCATTCCCTTAACTCGCGGTATGATATCTTCTATCTATATTCAGGTGCAAAAAGATATTGATGCCTTTAGTATCTTAAAAGAGTTTTACAAAGATGAGCCTTTTGTTCGTATTAGCAAAAATCCTGTTGATATGAAAAATGTTGCAGGAACTAACTTCTGTGATATTTATGTAAAACAAAATAGAACTTCTTTAGAAAAAGGCAACATTGTTTTTATATCTAGTGCGATTGATAACCTCCTAAGAGGTGCTTCATCTCAAGCTGTTGTAAATGCAAACCTTATGATGGGACTTGATGAATCTTGTGGAATCCCAAATATTGCTTATGTGCCATAA
- a CDS encoding UDP-2,3-diacylglucosamine diphosphatase — protein MCHNLKEGAFVVSDAHYSHIRKDFLDFLKAIKEKQLLPTQLILLGDIFDTLFGQVSFTLEINREAIDILNEISKEIEVIYLEGNHDFNLKKIFPYIKVFNIKSQPVEMSFNKQKILLSHGDIESPLGYNIYTAIIRNRFVLSILNLFNNLFNHIIVKKLDEYLSKKDDCIELVGFEEYIKRRLLDKYSCDFFIEGHFHQNKSFKLKDFRYINLAAFACNQRYFIVKSSKDVGLLLQEDTFTKAQQYQET, from the coding sequence ATGTGCCATAACTTAAAAGAGGGTGCTTTTGTTGTCTCAGATGCACACTATTCACATATACGAAAGGATTTTTTAGACTTTTTAAAAGCTATAAAAGAAAAGCAATTGCTTCCCACTCAGCTTATACTTTTAGGCGACATATTTGACACTCTTTTTGGACAAGTCTCTTTCACTTTAGAGATAAATAGAGAAGCTATAGATATCTTAAATGAGATCTCAAAAGAGATAGAAGTTATCTATCTTGAGGGAAATCATGACTTCAATCTTAAAAAAATATTTCCTTACATTAAAGTTTTTAACATCAAAAGCCAACCTGTTGAGATGAGTTTTAATAAGCAAAAAATTCTACTTAGTCATGGAGATATAGAGAGCCCTCTTGGCTATAACATATATACAGCTATTATCAGAAATCGTTTTGTTCTTAGCATTTTAAATCTGTTTAATAATCTATTTAATCACATCATAGTCAAAAAACTAGATGAGTATTTGAGTAAAAAAGATGACTGTATAGAGTTAGTAGGCTTTGAAGAATATATAAAGAGGAGACTTTTGGATAAGTATAGTTGCGATTTCTTTATTGAGGGACATTTTCATCAAAATAAAAGTTTTAAATTAAAAGATTTTAGATATATAAACCTAGCAGCTTTTGCTTGCAATCAAAGATACTTTATAGTAAAATCTTCCAAAGATGTTGGACTTTTACTGCAAGAGGATACTTTTACAAAAGCCCAACAATATCAGGAGACATAA
- the greA gene encoding transcription elongation factor GreA, whose amino-acid sequence MQKIEPMTLFGYEKLQAEVRDLKEVKRPAIVKAIEEALEHGDLSENAEYHAAKEAQKNIDNRLGELSSLLTNSRIVDPTELDHSRVSFGSTVVMTDMDSDEEVTYTIVGGCESNPDMGLISFGSPLAKQLLGKKEGDEVKVRLPNGTKEYELEEVRYQEIVFECN is encoded by the coding sequence ATGCAAAAAATTGAACCTATGACACTATTTGGATATGAAAAACTTCAAGCAGAGGTTAGAGACTTAAAAGAAGTAAAGCGTCCTGCTATTGTAAAGGCCATCGAAGAGGCATTAGAACATGGAGATCTAAGTGAAAATGCTGAATATCACGCTGCAAAAGAGGCTCAAAAAAATATAGATAACCGACTAGGGGAGCTCTCAAGTCTGCTAACAAACTCTCGCATTGTAGATCCTACCGAGCTTGATCATTCAAGAGTTAGTTTTGGCTCAACTGTGGTTATGACGGATATGGATAGCGATGAAGAGGTAACTTATACTATAGTTGGAGGTTGTGAGAGTAACCCTGACATGGGACTTATCTCTTTTGGCTCACCTCTTGCTAAACAACTCTTAGGAAAAAAAGAGGGCGATGAGGTAAAAGTAAGATTACCAAATGGTACAAAAGAGTATGAGCTTGAAGAGGTTAGATATCAGGAGATAGTCTTTGAATGTAACTAG
- a CDS encoding efflux RND transporter permease subunit yields MNFIDISIKKPVTIFVGVVLIIMFGLVALSQLPYKLTPNVVEPEIGVITVWTGATPSEIERDIVQKQEEQLKSTPGLVHYEAMASDNMSEITLTFDVSTDMNKALLEVSNKLNQVENYPENVEKPIIQSAGSTASPTIWMGFIADEDNDRDIDTYLTYLDNEIKEQFERIKGVAGIFVPGGTLDELHIRLSPAKLAAHALTIDEVADRIVDENIDTAAGTVDIDRRTYRVRTSARFKNLEELEQMVLFNDGVKSIRLGEVATIKKGYAKVVANILQARGDKLNKALIYGVRMEPSANVVETTNKVEEVFNHLNANVLPEHKIHLDWFFDQRGYIQGAIELVQQNIAVGGVLAIIILLLFLRSFLPTAVVSAAIPISVIATFIVLNAMDRSLNTISLAGISFAVGMLLDSAIVVLENIDRHLKMGKKPFDAAHDGTIEVWGALVASALTTIAVFLPVIFLQSEAGQLFKDIAIAVTAAISFSLFVSISVIPMLWTQFLKISKIDHEKEHELRTKPRDSFLVAMAKKIGAFFMHGVNWSLKKRANQFIIITALAALSGFMIYIFFPKMEYLPQGNQNLVMNILIPPPGLSEDEKKDIGKKLHEHMKPHYQKEVGGIPPIKHTFYVSYQDLIIQGMISTKESRAAEYVPFMMPAVNSFPGIFGISLQRGVFEQGIGEGRNIDIDISGQDMQKLTQIGGMLFGAITKEMKGAQTRPVPSIEVLFPEALLIPDRNALASVGMSSRSFGFAADVLLDGRKISEYTADGEKSIDLILKSDDTLINSPEALYLTQIATPNAGLVPISELSRLKHTTSITKIRHVEGKRTITLQVTPPTTMTLEESIEILGAIIEKTVPVTMLEDSTKVRLAGKADKLAQTIESMKYNLLFALVIIYLLMSALFANFLYPLVIMFTVPMATAGGFIGLKLTNMFVAPQPLDVLTMLGFIILIGIVVNNAILIVHQSLNNIRNSAMPYKEAIVEATNSRLRPIFMSSLTSVFGMLPLVLVPGPGSEFYRGLGSVITGGLAFSMVFTIFVTPALLYMFLSFKKDDNTKEIS; encoded by the coding sequence ATGAACTTTATTGATATATCTATCAAAAAACCTGTAACCATTTTTGTTGGTGTTGTCTTAATCATCATGTTTGGTTTAGTAGCCCTCTCACAGCTTCCGTATAAACTTACGCCAAATGTTGTAGAGCCAGAAATTGGCGTTATTACAGTGTGGACAGGCGCTACTCCTAGTGAGATTGAACGAGATATTGTTCAAAAGCAAGAAGAGCAACTAAAATCAACTCCCGGTTTAGTTCACTATGAGGCTATGGCATCAGATAATATGTCTGAGATCACTCTAACTTTTGATGTTTCAACCGACATGAATAAGGCCCTGCTAGAAGTCTCAAACAAGTTAAATCAAGTTGAAAACTATCCTGAGAATGTAGAAAAACCAATCATTCAATCAGCAGGTTCAACTGCTTCTCCTACTATCTGGATGGGATTTATCGCAGATGAAGATAATGATAGAGATATTGACACATACTTAACTTATTTAGATAACGAGATAAAAGAGCAATTTGAGCGTATAAAAGGAGTCGCTGGTATTTTTGTTCCTGGTGGAACACTAGATGAGCTTCACATAAGACTCTCGCCTGCAAAACTAGCAGCTCACGCTTTAACTATAGATGAAGTTGCAGATAGGATTGTAGATGAAAATATCGATACAGCAGCTGGAACGGTAGATATTGATAGACGAACTTATCGTGTTAGAACCTCTGCTAGATTTAAGAATTTAGAAGAGTTAGAGCAGATGGTACTCTTTAATGATGGAGTAAAAAGTATTCGCTTAGGTGAGGTGGCTACAATCAAAAAAGGTTATGCAAAAGTAGTTGCAAATATCCTACAAGCAAGGGGAGATAAACTAAACAAAGCACTTATCTATGGTGTTAGAATGGAACCATCAGCTAATGTTGTAGAGACTACAAATAAAGTTGAAGAGGTCTTTAACCATCTAAACGCAAATGTCTTGCCAGAGCATAAGATTCATCTTGATTGGTTTTTTGACCAAAGAGGCTATATACAAGGGGCAATTGAATTAGTTCAGCAAAATATTGCAGTTGGTGGAGTCTTAGCTATCATTATCTTGCTACTTTTCTTGCGTTCATTTTTGCCTACTGCGGTGGTCTCAGCCGCCATCCCTATCAGCGTAATTGCAACTTTTATAGTCCTAAATGCAATGGATAGAAGCTTAAACACAATCTCACTAGCAGGAATCTCGTTTGCTGTTGGGATGCTCCTTGATAGTGCCATTGTAGTTTTAGAAAACATAGACAGACATTTAAAGATGGGTAAAAAACCTTTTGATGCTGCTCATGATGGGACTATAGAAGTATGGGGAGCTTTAGTTGCATCTGCGCTTACTACTATTGCTGTTTTTCTGCCTGTTATATTTTTACAATCAGAAGCAGGGCAACTCTTCAAAGATATAGCCATTGCGGTAACTGCTGCTATTTCATTTTCTCTTTTTGTTTCTATCTCTGTTATACCGATGTTATGGACACAGTTTTTAAAAATAAGTAAGATAGATCATGAAAAAGAGCATGAGCTAAGAACTAAACCAAGAGACTCTTTTTTAGTAGCTATGGCTAAAAAAATTGGTGCTTTTTTTATGCATGGAGTAAATTGGAGTTTAAAAAAAAGAGCAAATCAGTTTATAATTATCACAGCTTTGGCAGCTCTTTCAGGCTTTATGATTTATATTTTTTTTCCAAAGATGGAGTACTTGCCACAAGGTAACCAAAATCTGGTGATGAACATACTTATACCACCTCCAGGACTCTCAGAAGATGAGAAAAAAGATATAGGAAAAAAACTCCACGAACATATGAAACCTCACTATCAAAAGGAAGTAGGAGGTATTCCGCCTATTAAGCATACGTTTTATGTCTCATATCAAGACCTCATTATCCAAGGAATGATATCCACCAAGGAGAGCAGAGCGGCAGAGTATGTTCCTTTTATGATGCCAGCGGTAAACAGCTTTCCCGGGATATTTGGTATCTCACTTCAAAGAGGTGTTTTTGAGCAAGGAATAGGTGAGGGTAGAAATATCGACATCGATATAAGCGGTCAAGATATGCAAAAGTTAACTCAAATAGGAGGAATGCTCTTTGGTGCAATTACTAAAGAGATGAAGGGTGCTCAAACTCGTCCAGTTCCCTCCATAGAGGTTCTTTTTCCAGAAGCACTTCTTATCCCAGATAGAAATGCACTAGCAAGTGTTGGGATGAGTAGTAGAAGTTTTGGTTTTGCAGCAGATGTCTTGCTTGATGGTAGAAAGATTAGTGAATATACAGCAGATGGAGAAAAATCAATAGATTTGATACTAAAGTCAGATGATACACTTATAAACTCTCCAGAAGCACTATACTTAACTCAAATAGCAACGCCAAATGCAGGACTAGTTCCTATCTCTGAACTCTCTCGTTTAAAACATACTACAAGTATCACTAAGATTCGGCATGTTGAGGGGAAAAGAACCATCACACTTCAAGTGACACCGCCAACGACCATGACACTAGAAGAGAGTATAGAAATATTGGGTGCTATTATCGAAAAAACAGTACCAGTAACTATGTTAGAGGACTCAACTAAAGTAAGATTAGCAGGAAAAGCGGATAAACTAGCCCAGACTATAGAGTCTATGAAGTACAATTTGCTTTTTGCTTTAGTTATTATATATCTTTTAATGAGTGCACTCTTTGCCAACTTCTTATACCCCTTGGTTATCATGTTTACAGTTCCGATGGCTACAGCTGGAGGATTTATTGGACTCAAACTTACAAATATGTTTGTAGCCCCACAACCACTTGATGTTCTTACAATGCTTGGGTTTATTATCCTCATCGGCATCGTTGTAAACAACGCTATTTTGATAGTCCATCAGTCACTAAACAACATTCGAAATAGTGCTATGCCTTACAAAGAAGCTATAGTAGAAGCGACTAACTCCAGACTTAGACCGATATTTATGAGTTCACTAACCTCTGTTTTTGGAATGCTGCCACTTGTGTTAGTTCCAGGACCTGGAAGTGAATTTTATAGAGGTTTAGGTTCAGTCATCACTGGTGGTTTGGCCTTTTCTATGGTTTTTACCATCTTTGTAACACCAGCACTTCTATATATGTTCTTAAGTTTTAAAAAAGATGATAACACAAAGGAGATTTCATGA
- a CDS encoding NAD(P)H-dependent oxidoreductase subunit E, with protein MSTATDDRYKALEKAIKKLGYEKSSLLEVLNSAQGIFGYLGIDTLKFIAKRLQLPYSKVYGVATFYNNFKLKPKGRHNIVVCTGTACHIKGSEKILQKIEQRYGIKAGGTTSDEALSLLTARCVGTCSVAPVIVFDEQIKANVSLENPLCDIEESIK; from the coding sequence ATGTCAACAGCTACTGACGATAGATACAAAGCGCTTGAAAAAGCTATAAAAAAACTCGGATATGAGAAGAGTTCTCTTTTAGAAGTTCTCAATAGTGCTCAGGGAATTTTTGGCTACTTGGGAATTGATACCCTTAAATTCATTGCAAAACGACTACAACTGCCCTACTCCAAAGTTTACGGAGTCGCCACATTTTACAATAACTTTAAGCTAAAACCAAAAGGCAGACACAACATTGTTGTCTGCACAGGAACTGCATGTCATATAAAAGGCTCTGAGAAAATCCTTCAAAAAATCGAGCAGAGATACGGCATAAAGGCAGGAGGTACAACTTCAGATGAGGCTTTATCCCTTTTAACAGCTAGATGTGTTGGCACATGTTCGGTTGCCCCTGTCATAGTTTTTGATGAGCAGATAAAAGCAAATGTTTCGCTTGAAAATCCTCTTTGCGATATTGAGGAGAGTATAAAATGA